A single region of the Changchengzhania lutea genome encodes:
- a CDS encoding peptidylprolyl isomerase, with the protein MQDGIYAKFNTTKGAILVALEYKKTPGTVGNFVALAEGNLENSVKPQGTPYYDGLKFHRVIPDFMVQGGCPQGSGSGNPGYQFDDEFHPNLKHDAPGILSMANAGPGTNGSQFFITHIETPWLDNKHTVFGKVIEGQDVVDAIQQGDNIESIDIIRQGVDAEKYNAVEAFRTFEGSREQKLAESKQAAEVELEKLASGFKKTDSGLRYQILQKGNGTDAQAGKTVSVHYKGQLSDGTVFDSSYKRNEPIDFQLGSGQVISGWDEGIQLLKVGDKARFVIPSHLGYGSRGAGGVIPPDATLIFDVELVNVD; encoded by the coding sequence ATGCAAGACGGTATATACGCAAAATTTAATACAACAAAAGGAGCCATTTTAGTAGCCTTAGAATATAAAAAAACACCAGGAACAGTTGGTAACTTTGTTGCTTTGGCAGAAGGTAATTTAGAGAATTCGGTAAAGCCTCAAGGCACACCATATTATGATGGTTTAAAATTCCACAGAGTCATTCCAGATTTTATGGTTCAAGGTGGTTGCCCACAAGGTTCTGGCTCTGGAAATCCAGGGTACCAATTTGATGATGAATTTCATCCTAATTTAAAACACGACGCACCAGGTATACTATCTATGGCTAATGCAGGCCCTGGAACTAATGGAAGTCAGTTTTTTATCACGCATATTGAAACACCTTGGTTAGATAACAAGCACACTGTTTTTGGAAAAGTCATAGAAGGACAGGATGTCGTTGATGCTATCCAGCAAGGTGACAATATTGAAAGCATTGATATTATTCGTCAAGGCGTTGATGCTGAAAAGTATAATGCTGTAGAAGCCTTTAGAACCTTTGAAGGTTCAAGAGAACAAAAATTAGCTGAATCTAAACAAGCTGCAGAAGTAGAATTAGAGAAATTGGCATCAGGTTTTAAAAAAACAGATAGCGGATTGCGTTATCAAATTCTTCAAAAAGGAAATGGTACAGATGCACAAGCTGGAAAAACGGTGTCTGTTCACTATAAAGGGCAATTGTCAGACGGAACTGTTTTTGATTCATCTTATAAGCGTAACGAACCTATTGATTTTCAGTTAGGCTCAGGTCAAGTTATTTCTGGTTGGGATGAAGGCATTCAATTATTAAAAGTAGGTGATAAAGCACGTTTTGTCATTCCAAGCCATTTAGGTTACGGTAGCAGAGGTGCTGGTGGTGTGATTCCTCCAGACGCTACTTTGATATTTGATGTAGAACTTGTCAATGTAGATTAA
- a CDS encoding lipocalin-like domain-containing protein → MNYKTTLSILVTLLSLFAYSQDWKVYPYTPSTTPASEIAFPVDEGRHTADPVEWWYTSGSFTGDTSGNVYSFMLTYFYYPQSGFDGFRILNVTDEATGEFFQDTQPVNYTLLSETNVNIQTESSFFLPVVESWKNKMNAGNPIAFEYELFASSSAITLDVELVTTKRPLIVGGDGFFDQGLDNYTYYYSQTGNALTGDFTLNGTTETVSGNAWIDRQYGDFNPFTGEDYEWFSIQLSNGTDLNFWNVFNAARQIPNNSNYVMLSAYVDENESTQYVTSDFEIERLEYFTTTDDAKSYSKKWRLTSASKNLDLVITANHTTTEVDISLIAFRFFEGSVSVSGTDNGVAVTGVGFAELLHDYFDPDVSMSSPSGGTYNPTSPITWTLNNPDEGRPVTYDLEYSIDNQATFTPIATGLTVTSYTWDGSGLTTGDDVWFKVKAYSVDNTLNSEVISTSASSATFSSQDLSKNLLRFYPNPVQDNMYITFSEVINSGTYDIINLNGKSIFSQDFASTKNLEINTSSFASGLYFLSVRSNNTQELIKFIKQ, encoded by the coding sequence ATGAATTATAAAACGACGCTATCCATATTAGTAACCTTACTATCGCTATTCGCATATTCACAAGATTGGAAAGTATATCCCTATACGCCTAGCACGACGCCTGCAAGTGAAATTGCATTCCCAGTTGATGAAGGACGCCATACAGCAGATCCTGTTGAGTGGTGGTATACATCCGGCTCATTTACGGGTGATACCTCTGGAAACGTATACAGTTTTATGCTCACGTATTTCTATTATCCGCAAAGTGGTTTTGACGGCTTTAGGATTTTGAATGTAACGGATGAGGCTACTGGGGAGTTTTTTCAGGACACGCAACCGGTTAATTATACATTGCTGTCAGAAACAAATGTAAATATTCAAACGGAATCATCTTTTTTCTTACCCGTTGTCGAGTCATGGAAAAACAAAATGAATGCAGGAAATCCAATCGCTTTTGAATATGAGCTATTTGCATCCAGCTCAGCGATAACCTTAGATGTCGAGTTGGTAACAACCAAGCGACCGCTAATTGTGGGTGGTGATGGGTTTTTTGATCAAGGACTAGATAATTATACATACTATTATTCCCAAACGGGTAACGCTTTAACAGGGGATTTTACATTAAATGGAACTACAGAGACCGTTAGCGGGAATGCGTGGATTGATAGACAGTATGGCGATTTTAATCCGTTTACAGGCGAAGATTATGAATGGTTTAGTATTCAGTTAAGCAATGGAACCGATTTAAATTTTTGGAATGTTTTTAATGCAGCCAGACAAATTCCTAACAATTCTAATTATGTCATGTTATCTGCCTACGTAGATGAAAATGAAAGTACGCAATATGTTACCAGTGACTTTGAAATAGAACGATTAGAGTATTTTACAACAACTGATGATGCTAAAAGTTACTCAAAAAAATGGCGATTAACGTCGGCATCTAAAAATTTAGATTTGGTTATTACGGCGAATCATACCACAACCGAAGTCGATATCAGTTTGATAGCATTTCGCTTTTTTGAAGGTTCAGTTTCTGTTTCTGGTACAGATAATGGCGTTGCAGTTACTGGTGTTGGTTTTGCGGAATTATTGCATGATTATTTTGATCCAGATGTTAGTATGTCATCACCTTCGGGAGGTACATATAATCCAACATCACCAATTACATGGACCCTTAATAATCCAGATGAAGGAAGACCAGTAACATACGATTTGGAATACAGTATTGACAATCAAGCCACTTTTACACCAATTGCTACGGGATTAACGGTAACATCCTACACATGGGATGGCAGCGGATTAACTACTGGCGACGACGTTTGGTTTAAAGTTAAAGCCTACTCTGTTGATAATACCTTAAACTCTGAAGTTATAAGTACGTCGGCGTCTTCTGCAACTTTTTCAAGCCAAGACTTAAGCAAAAACTTATTACGGTTCTATCCCAATCCAGTTCAGGATAACATGTATATTACATTTTCAGAGGTAATAAATTCAGGGACTTACGATATTATTAATTTGAATGGGAAATCCATATTTTCTCAAGACTTTGCCAGTACAAAAAATTTGGAAATTAATACGAGTTCATTTGCATCTGGTCTTTATTTTCTAAGCGTCCGTTCTAATAATACCCAAGAGCTCATAAAATTTATTAAACAATAG
- a CDS encoding GNAT family N-acetyltransferase: protein MIRLVTIKDAPQLLNIYNYYVLNTILTFDIEPLSLSAFKVKMTDILSHYPFIVFEEDHDILGYAYGSKWRPKPAYKKTVETTVYVKHGLHGKQIGTKLYAKLLELLEQEQYHSALGALTLPNDASVNLHEKFGFKKVAHFKEVGYKFDIWLDVGFWQLQF from the coding sequence ATGATAAGGTTAGTAACTATTAAAGATGCACCACAATTATTAAATATCTACAACTATTATGTTTTAAATACCATTTTGACATTCGATATAGAACCCTTGTCCTTATCGGCTTTTAAAGTTAAGATGACTGACATTTTATCCCATTATCCCTTTATCGTATTTGAAGAAGACCATGATATTTTAGGGTATGCCTATGGTAGTAAATGGCGGCCAAAACCTGCGTACAAGAAAACGGTAGAAACTACGGTTTATGTTAAACATGGTCTTCATGGGAAACAGATTGGAACAAAACTTTACGCAAAATTGCTGGAATTATTGGAGCAAGAACAATATCACAGTGCACTTGGTGCTTTAACGCTGCCTAACGATGCTAGTGTAAACCTTCATGAAAAATTCGGTTTTAAAAAAGTAGCCCACTTTAAAGAAGTTGGTTATAAGTTTGATATATGGTTAGATGTTGGTTTTTGGCAATTACAATTCTAA
- a CDS encoding thioredoxin family protein — protein MARTPSNMLPLGNTAPSFSLIDTISNNELSLKNGKGDKGTVIMFICNHCPFVIHVNSELVKLAHDYSKKGIGFIAISSNDAINYPQDGPELMTIHAKAEHYPFPYLYDEDQSVAKAYDAACTPDLYVFDSDLKLVYRGQLDDSRPGNGIPVTGKDIRHAVDCLIDEKENLNPQKPSIGCNIKWKN, from the coding sequence ATGGCTCGTACTCCATCAAATATGCTACCATTGGGAAATACCGCTCCATCCTTCAGCTTGATAGATACCATTAGTAATAATGAATTATCACTAAAAAACGGTAAAGGAGATAAAGGCACGGTGATTATGTTTATTTGCAACCACTGCCCTTTTGTAATTCATGTGAATAGTGAACTAGTAAAATTAGCGCATGATTATTCGAAAAAAGGTATTGGCTTTATTGCCATTTCAAGTAATGATGCTATAAATTATCCGCAAGATGGTCCAGAATTAATGACCATTCACGCTAAAGCAGAACATTACCCCTTCCCCTATTTGTATGATGAAGACCAAAGTGTAGCAAAAGCCTACGATGCGGCGTGCACGCCTGATTTATATGTTTTCGATTCGGATTTAAAATTGGTCTATCGTGGTCAACTTGACGATTCAAGACCTGGAAATGGCATTCCTGTTACTGGTAAAGACATTAGACATGCTGTTGATTGTTTAATTGATGAAAAAGAAAATTTAAACCCGCAGAAACCAAGTATAGGTTGCAATATCAAATGGAAAAATTAG
- a CDS encoding tRNA-binding protein, which produces MTDTITFDDFTKVDLRVGTIIEVLDFPKARNPSYQLTIDFGALGIKKSSAQITSLYKKEDLLHRQIVAVVNFPKKQIANFMSECLVVGAVNKKDVMLLKPEEPVKNGSSVN; this is translated from the coding sequence ATGACCGATACCATTACTTTTGACGATTTTACGAAGGTTGATCTGCGCGTAGGAACGATAATAGAAGTCTTAGATTTTCCTAAAGCGCGAAACCCATCCTACCAGCTTACTATTGATTTTGGAGCATTAGGTATTAAAAAATCCTCAGCTCAAATAACATCGCTGTACAAAAAGGAGGACTTATTGCATAGACAAATTGTGGCGGTTGTAAATTTTCCCAAAAAACAGATTGCCAATTTTATGAGTGAATGTTTGGTAGTAGGCGCTGTAAACAAAAAAGATGTGATGCTTTTAAAGCCTGAAGAACCGGTTAAAAATGGCAGTTCGGTTAATTAG
- a CDS encoding PUR family DNA/RNA-binding protein yields MNNNDMMEKEEIFSKVLRAGRRTYFFDVRATKAEDYYLTITESKKFTNDDGSFHYKKHKIYIYKEDFSEFKEILAEMTDYIINEKGDEVISERHQKDFKKEYDDTPKVTEDELKTPESFTDIDFDDI; encoded by the coding sequence ATGAACAATAATGATATGATGGAGAAAGAGGAGATATTTTCAAAAGTATTGCGTGCAGGTAGGCGTACATATTTCTTTGATGTAAGAGCAACAAAAGCAGAAGATTATTATCTTACCATTACTGAGAGTAAAAAGTTTACAAACGACGACGGATCGTTTCATTATAAAAAACATAAAATTTACATTTACAAAGAAGACTTTTCTGAATTTAAAGAAATCTTAGCCGAAATGACCGATTACATTATTAATGAAAAAGGTGATGAAGTAATTAGTGAGCGTCATCAAAAAGATTTCAAAAAAGAATACGATGATACACCTAAAGTTACTGAAGATGAATTAAAAACTCCAGAGAGTTTCACAGATATCGATTTCGACGATATTTAG